In Pseudomonas glycinae, the DNA window CGACGCCGGCGATGGCCGATCGGGTATTCCACCACCACGTTTTCCGTGCTCGAACCGTCCTTGAAAAACACCTGCACCGCGTTGGCAATCGAGCGTTTGTCGGCCTCCAGGTATTCGCGGGTGAAGCGCGGATCTTCGACGATGACCATTTTCTCGCGCAGCACATCGATGATCGGATGGGCCTTGTGGAAATCATCTTCGTACTGCTCCGCCACCAGATTGCCGAACGCCAGCGGTACGGCGGTCATGTACTGGAGGCAGTGATCGCGGTCGGCGGCGTTGGCCAGCGGCCCGACCTTGGAAATGATGCGGATCGCCGATTCGTGGGTGGTGATCACGATCCGGTCGATTTCATGCAGACGGTTGCGCACCTGCGGGTGCAGGGTCACGGCGGCTTCGCAGGCGGTTTGCGCGTGAAACTCGGCGGGGAAGCTGATCTTGAACAGCACGTTTTCCATCACGTAACTGCCGAACGGTCGCGAGAAGCTGAAGGTGCGTTTGTCTTCGGGTTTGAGCGCCAGATCGTTGTTAGTGTGGCTGAACAGAACGTCGTAAAAGCCCCACTGTCTGGCACTCAAGACGCCGGGAATGCCCATTTCGCCGCGCATCGCGATATTCGCCAGCCGCACGCCCCGGCTCGATGCATCCCCTGCCGCCCAGGATTTACGCGAGCCGGCGTTTGGCGCATAGCGGTAAGTACGCAACGCCTGACCGTCGGCAAACGCATGGGACAACGCCGATAACAGCTGCTCACGGTTGGCGCCCATCAGCTTGGCGGTCACGGCAGTCGAGGCGACTTTCACCAGAATGACGTGGTCGAGGCCTACACGATTGAAGGAGTTTTCCAGCGCAATCACGCCCTGGATTTCGTGGGCCATGATCATCGCTTCAAGTACATCGCGCACGGTCAGCGGCGCTTCGCCGTTGGCCAGACGCTTTTGCGACAGGTGATCGGCCACCGCGAGAATCCCGCCGAGGTTGTCCGACGGATGGCCCCATTCGGCGGCGAGCCACGTGTCGTTGTAATCCAGCCAGCGCACGATACAGCCGATGTCCCACGCCGCTTTCACCGGGTCGAGGCGATAGGAGGTGCCAGGGACTCGGGCGCCGAATGGGACGACGGTGCCTTCGACGATTGGGCCAAGGTGTTTGGTGCATTCGGGGAAACGCAAGGCCAGCAGGCCGCAGCCCAGGGTGTCCATCAGGCAGTTGCGGGCGGTGTCGAGGGCTTCGGCGGATGTGATTTTGTAGCTGAGGACGTAATCGGCGATGTCCTGCAGGACATCGTCGTAGTCGGGGCGGTTGTTCAGGTCGACGTTGGCGCTCATGTTCGATTCACTCTTGAAAGTGGTTCGTTGATGGGACCTCGGTTCAGGGCTAATTTTCTTCTTATTGAAATGTGCATGGCGGTGAGAGCGAACGGGCTCGCTCTCACCGGTTGTTCATTAGAACGAGTCGCCAGGAACGCGCACGTAACCTTCCATCAGGACGCGCGCACTGCGGCTCATGATCGCCTTCTTCACGACCCACTCACCATTTTCCAGACTAGCTTCTGCGCCAACACGCAACGTCCCGGACGGATGCCCGAACCGCACCGCATTCCGCTCAACACCACCCGCCGCCAGATTCACCAACGTGCCCGAGATGGCCGCCGCCGTGCCGATCGCCACCGCCGCCGTGCCCATCATCGCGTGGTGCAGCTTGCCCATCGACAACGCTCGCACCAGCAAATCCACATCCCCGGCGCCAATGGGTTTGCCACTGGACGCGACGTAATCCGCAGGCTTGGCGACGAACGCTACCTTAGGCGTGTGCTGACGCTTGGCCGCTTCATCCAGACTGGAAATCAGCCCCATACGCAAAGCACCGTAGGCACGAATGGTCTCAAACATCTGTAACGCTTTCGGATCGCTGTTGATCGCGCTTTGCAATTCAGTACCGGTGTAACCGATGTCTTCGGCGTTGACGAAGATCGTCGGGATCCCCGCGTTGATCATGGTCGCCTTGAACGTGCCGACGCCCGGGACTTCCAGCTCGTCGATCAGGTTGCCAGTGGGGAACATCGAGCCACCACCACCCTCTTCTTCCGCCGCTGGGTCCATGAATTCGACCTGTACTTCGGCGGCCGGAAAGGTCACGCCGTCGAGTTCGAAATCACCGGTTTCCTGGACTTCGCCGTTGGTGATTGGCACATGGGCAATGATGGTTTTGCCGATGTTGGCCTGCCACACGCGAACCACCGCCACACCGTTGTGCGGAATGCGACTGGCGTCCACCAGACCGTTGCTGATGGCAAACGAGCCGACCGCCGCCGACAGGTTGCCGCAGTTGCCGCTCCAGTCCACAAACGGCTTGTCGATCGACACCTGACCGAACAGGTAATCGACGTCGTGATCGGCCTTGATGCTTTTCGAC includes these proteins:
- the prpD gene encoding 2-methylcitrate dehydratase — its product is MSANVDLNNRPDYDDVLQDIADYVLSYKITSAEALDTARNCLMDTLGCGLLALRFPECTKHLGPIVEGTVVPFGARVPGTSYRLDPVKAAWDIGCIVRWLDYNDTWLAAEWGHPSDNLGGILAVADHLSQKRLANGEAPLTVRDVLEAMIMAHEIQGVIALENSFNRVGLDHVILVKVASTAVTAKLMGANREQLLSALSHAFADGQALRTYRYAPNAGSRKSWAAGDASSRGVRLANIAMRGEMGIPGVLSARQWGFYDVLFSHTNNDLALKPEDKRTFSFSRPFGSYVMENVLFKISFPAEFHAQTACEAAVTLHPQVRNRLHEIDRIVITTHESAIRIISKVGPLANAADRDHCLQYMTAVPLAFGNLVAEQYEDDFHKAHPIIDVLREKMVIVEDPRFTREYLEADKRSIANAVQVFFKDGSSTENVVVEYPIGHRRRRAEGIPLLEDKFRANLATRFTGQRSGEILALCKDQARLEATPVNRFVDWFVI
- the prpF gene encoding 2-methylaconitate cis-trans isomerase PrpF, coding for MAHAPQIKIPATYMRGGTSKGVFFSLKDLPEAAQIPGPARDALLLRVIGSPDPYDKQIDGMGGATSSTSKTVILSKSIKADHDVDYLFGQVSIDKPFVDWSGNCGNLSAAVGSFAISNGLVDASRIPHNGVAVVRVWQANIGKTIIAHVPITNGEVQETGDFELDGVTFPAAEVQVEFMDPAAEEEGGGGSMFPTGNLIDELEVPGVGTFKATMINAGIPTIFVNAEDIGYTGTELQSAINSDPKALQMFETIRAYGALRMGLISSLDEAAKRQHTPKVAFVAKPADYVASSGKPIGAGDVDLLVRALSMGKLHHAMMGTAAVAIGTAAAISGTLVNLAAGGVERNAVRFGHPSGTLRVGAEASLENGEWVVKKAIMSRSARVLMEGYVRVPGDSF